One window of Acidobacteriaceae bacterium genomic DNA carries:
- a CDS encoding sulfatase-like hydrolase/transferase has translation MRSEQRTSDNPGTGNVTRREVLRGAAAVGLAALASGGEPLFGEAKSGRPNVVFIMADDLGYADVGCYGRPDLRTPNIDGLAAKGVRFLQAYANSAVCSATRTALITGRYQDRLSIGLDEPLAGRDVGLPPDVPTLPSLLKKAGYGTTLVGKWHLGLLPAYGPLKSGYDHFYGIRKGAADYYTHSNDLWDEDVRVDQVGYLTDLLGNHAVNVVNGYAKAGQPFLLSLHFTAPHWPWEVPGDDSESKRLVGKRLDDFDGGSQKTYELMVEDLDRQVGRVLEALRSNGLDENTIVIFTSDNGGERFADTWPFTGRKTELLEGGLRIPAIFSWPARNRQARTTNQVGISMDWLPTLLAAAGTAPDAGFPSDGMNLLPMLVGDAAPVERRLFWRYKGNAQRAARDGDYKFLKILDNTFLFNVVEDPMERANLKVREKEIYDRLEAEWFAWNATMLPEIDESFTDTFDGSQLADHIGLKPASGKADNPTQGKPGPK, from the coding sequence ATGCGATCTGAGCAGCGGACGAGCGATAACCCCGGGACGGGGAATGTGACGCGGCGTGAGGTGCTTCGAGGAGCGGCGGCGGTGGGGCTGGCTGCGCTGGCTTCCGGCGGGGAGCCGTTGTTTGGTGAGGCGAAGAGCGGACGTCCGAATGTAGTCTTCATCATGGCGGACGATCTGGGTTATGCGGATGTGGGGTGCTATGGGCGTCCTGATCTGCGAACGCCGAACATCGATGGCCTGGCAGCAAAGGGTGTGCGGTTTCTGCAGGCTTATGCGAACTCCGCGGTGTGCTCGGCGACGCGCACGGCGCTGATTACGGGTCGCTATCAGGATCGGCTGTCGATTGGGTTGGATGAGCCGCTGGCGGGACGCGATGTGGGTCTGCCTCCGGATGTTCCGACGCTACCGTCGTTGCTGAAGAAGGCTGGGTATGGAACGACCCTGGTGGGCAAGTGGCATCTTGGACTGCTGCCGGCATATGGTCCGCTGAAGAGTGGATATGACCATTTCTACGGGATTCGGAAAGGAGCGGCAGACTACTACACGCATTCGAATGATTTGTGGGATGAGGATGTGCGAGTGGACCAGGTGGGGTATCTGACGGACCTGCTCGGCAACCATGCGGTGAATGTGGTGAATGGATATGCGAAGGCGGGGCAGCCGTTTCTGCTGAGTCTGCACTTCACGGCACCGCATTGGCCGTGGGAGGTGCCAGGAGATGACTCAGAGTCGAAGCGGCTGGTGGGCAAACGTCTGGATGACTTTGATGGGGGCTCGCAGAAGACGTATGAGCTGATGGTCGAAGACCTGGATCGGCAGGTGGGGCGCGTGCTTGAAGCGCTGCGCAGTAACGGGCTGGATGAGAACACGATTGTGATTTTCACGAGTGATAACGGTGGCGAGCGCTTTGCGGATACATGGCCGTTTACGGGAAGGAAGACGGAACTGCTGGAAGGTGGGCTGCGGATTCCGGCGATCTTCTCGTGGCCGGCGCGCAATCGGCAGGCGCGAACGACGAACCAGGTGGGGATCAGTATGGACTGGCTGCCGACGTTGCTGGCCGCGGCGGGCACCGCGCCGGATGCAGGGTTTCCTTCGGATGGGATGAACCTGCTGCCGATGCTTGTGGGAGATGCGGCGCCGGTGGAGCGCAGGCTGTTCTGGCGATACAAGGGGAACGCGCAGCGGGCCGCGCGAGATGGCGATTACAAGTTTCTGAAGATTCTGGACAACACGTTTTTGTTCAATGTTGTGGAGGACCCGATGGAACGAGCGAACCTGAAGGTACGCGAGAAGGAGATCTACGATCGGCTGGAGGCGGAGTGGTTTGCGTGGAATGCGACGATGCTGCCGGAGATCGACGAGAGTTTTACGGACACGTTTGACGGATCGCAACTGGCGGACCACATCGGTCTAAAGCCGGCGAGTGGGAAAGCGGATAATCCGACGCAAGGCAAGCCGGGGCCGAAGTAG
- a CDS encoding GNAT family N-acetyltransferase: MSSQTSITIRPATPADAPLAGRICYDAFHTISTAHNFPPDLPAPEHAIGLMTMLFSTPGFYCLVAEDSGSILGSNVLDERAIIHGIGPITVDPTTQNRGVGRLLMQAVLDRSTAQHAAGVRLVQAAFHNRSLSLYTSLGFDVREPLACMQGRSTTREIPGCTVRPATPADLAACNALSMAVHGFDRSADLAHSIEHGSAIVTERAGRITAYANILGFFGHATAETTPDLCALIAAADTLAGPGILVPTRNAALFRWCLANGLRVTQPMTLMSLGLYNAPAGAFLPSVTF, from the coding sequence ATGTCCTCTCAAACGTCCATCACCATCCGCCCGGCCACGCCCGCCGACGCTCCCCTCGCCGGCCGCATCTGCTACGACGCCTTCCACACCATCAGCACCGCCCACAACTTCCCTCCCGATCTCCCCGCGCCCGAGCACGCCATCGGCCTCATGACCATGCTCTTCTCCACGCCCGGTTTCTACTGCCTCGTCGCCGAAGACAGCGGCAGCATCCTGGGCAGCAACGTCCTCGACGAGCGCGCCATCATCCACGGCATCGGCCCCATCACCGTCGACCCCACCACGCAGAACCGCGGCGTCGGCCGCCTCCTCATGCAGGCCGTGCTCGACCGCTCCACCGCACAGCACGCCGCCGGCGTCCGACTCGTGCAGGCCGCCTTCCACAACCGCTCGCTCTCGCTCTACACCAGCCTCGGCTTCGACGTCCGCGAGCCTCTCGCCTGCATGCAGGGCCGCAGCACCACACGCGAAATCCCCGGCTGCACCGTACGCCCCGCCACACCTGCAGACCTCGCCGCGTGCAACGCGCTCTCTATGGCCGTGCACGGCTTCGACCGCTCCGCCGACCTCGCGCATTCCATCGAGCACGGCAGCGCCATCGTCACCGAGCGCGCCGGCCGCATCACCGCCTACGCCAACATCCTCGGCTTCTTCGGCCACGCCACCGCCGAAACCACCCCGGACCTCTGCGCCCTCATCGCCGCCGCCGACACCCTCGCCGGCCCCGGCATCCTCGTCCCCACCCGCAACGCCGCGCTCTTCCGCTGGTGCCTCGCCAACGGCCTCCGCGTCACCCAGCCCATGACCCTCATGAGCCTCGGCCTCTACAACGCCCCCGCCGGCGCCTTCCTCCCCTCCGTCACCTTCTGA
- a CDS encoding DinB family protein, protein MKRVLFAAAAVWFAAVTCGAQSAAPSGPAAEVQGSYNRLKPNVIKAAEKMPDADYQFKPTPDIRTYARIVNHITEAQQHTCSALNGTAFDAKTVPSDTADKATIVAALKASFDNCDKAYGALTDANVAEMVGTAPRQRSRIGMAWGNVSHDNEQYAELSTYLRLKGLVPPTAEK, encoded by the coding sequence ATGAAGCGAGTTTTGTTTGCAGCGGCAGCGGTGTGGTTTGCGGCGGTGACTTGTGGAGCTCAGAGTGCGGCGCCGAGTGGGCCGGCGGCTGAAGTGCAAGGGAGCTATAACCGGCTGAAGCCGAATGTGATCAAAGCGGCGGAGAAGATGCCGGATGCGGATTATCAGTTCAAGCCGACGCCGGATATCAGGACGTATGCGCGGATTGTGAATCACATTACGGAGGCGCAGCAGCATACGTGCTCGGCGTTGAATGGGACGGCGTTTGATGCGAAGACGGTGCCGAGCGATACGGCGGACAAGGCGACGATTGTGGCGGCGCTGAAGGCGTCGTTTGATAACTGCGATAAGGCGTATGGCGCGCTGACGGATGCGAATGTTGCGGAGATGGTGGGCACGGCACCGAGACAGCGGTCGCGGATTGGGATGGCGTGGGGGAATGTGTCGCATGACAACGAGCAGTATGCGGAGTTGTCGACGTATTTGCGGCTGAAGGGATTGGTGCCGCCGACGGCGGAGAAGTGA